A window of Flavobacterium flavigenum contains these coding sequences:
- a CDS encoding aminotransferase class IV, with protein sequence MINFNGNIAQEENILTQNRAFLYGDGVFETLKIVNNRVLFLEDHYFRLMASMRVVRMEIPMDFTMEYFEEQVLNLVNEMGIAASARARITVFRNDGGLYLPKTNLVSYLIHATPLESVDYTLNTAAYEVDLYKDFYVNKQLLSSIKTTNKLINVTGSIFAYENALDNCILLNDTKNVVEVLQGNLFMLTGKKLITPPVSEGCLNGVMRKQILALAKKIEGIEVLEEIISPFDLQKADELFLTNVITGIQPITKYRKKEFANDFAHVLVQKLNESISEN encoded by the coding sequence ATGATCAATTTTAACGGAAACATTGCACAGGAAGAAAATATACTAACACAAAATCGTGCATTCTTGTATGGCGATGGTGTTTTTGAAACCCTGAAAATAGTAAATAACAGGGTCTTGTTTCTGGAAGATCATTATTTCAGGTTAATGGCTTCTATGCGTGTGGTGAGAATGGAGATCCCAATGGATTTCACTATGGAATATTTTGAAGAACAGGTTTTGAATCTTGTTAATGAAATGGGCATCGCTGCATCGGCAAGAGCAAGAATAACGGTTTTTAGAAATGACGGAGGATTGTATTTGCCAAAAACAAATTTAGTTTCTTATTTAATTCATGCAACACCTCTTGAAAGTGTCGATTATACTTTAAATACTGCTGCATATGAAGTTGATTTGTATAAAGACTTCTATGTGAATAAACAGTTATTGTCGTCGATTAAAACAACTAATAAGCTGATCAATGTTACCGGAAGTATTTTTGCCTATGAGAACGCTTTAGACAACTGTATTTTGCTTAATGATACTAAAAATGTTGTTGAGGTACTACAGGGAAATTTATTTATGCTTACAGGTAAAAAACTGATCACTCCACCAGTTTCCGAGGGTTGTTTGAATGGTGTTATGCGTAAACAAATTTTAGCATTAGCAAAAAAAATAGAAGGCATAGAAGTACTCGAAGAAATAATTTCACCATTCGATCTTCAGAAAGCAGATGAATTATTTCTGACAAATGTAATTACCGGGATTCAACCGATAACAAAATACCGAAAAAAAGAGTTTGCAAATGATTTTGCTCATGTATTGGTGCAAAAACTGAATGAATCCATTTCTGAAAATTAA
- a CDS encoding START-like domain-containing protein, translating to MDSKIRYEIEFPINSSPQLLYQYISTPSGLSEWFADNVNSRGEFFTFIWNDSQEKARLASKKTGEKVKFKWVDESSKDTEYFFELHILVDELTKDVSLMVIDFAEKEEIGEAKQLWENQISDLKHLIGSV from the coding sequence ATGGATTCAAAAATACGTTACGAAATAGAGTTTCCAATCAATTCGTCGCCACAGTTATTATACCAATATATATCAACGCCGTCAGGCTTATCAGAATGGTTTGCAGACAATGTAAATTCAAGAGGTGAGTTTTTTACTTTTATATGGAATGATTCGCAGGAAAAAGCGCGTCTTGCATCTAAAAAAACCGGTGAAAAAGTAAAGTTTAAATGGGTCGATGAGTCCAGTAAAGACACAGAGTATTTCTTTGAATTGCATATTTTGGTAGATGAATTAACCAAAGATGTTTCATTAATGGTGATTGATTTTGCGGAAAAAGAAGAAATAGGAGAGGCTAAACAATTGTGGGAGAATCAGATTTCAGATCTGAAACATCTTATAGGTTCTGTTTAG